CGGTTCCTGCTGACATCCGGGCAAAGGGCGGGGTTGCGAGAATGGCTTCCCCTGAAAAGGTCGCCGAAATAATTTCCGCCGTGACAATTCCGGTCATGGCGAAGTGCAGGATCGGGCATTTTGCCGAAGCGCAGGTTTTGGAATCGCTTGGCGTCGACATGGTTGACGAAAGCGAAGTCCTCACGCCGGCGGACGAGGAAAGCCATATTGACAAGAAAAAGTTTGGTGTTCCATTCGTGTGCGGCTGCCGCAACATTGGTGAGGCTTTGAGGCGCATTGACGAGGGCGCGTCAATGATTCGCACCAAAGGCGAGCCTGGAACCGGAAATGTAGTGGAGGCAGTACGGCATTTGAAGCTTGTGAACCGGGAAATCGCGGAACTGAAAGAATTGTCCGGTGCGGAACTCAAAAGGAAGGCGAAGGAACTGCGCGTTCCGGTTGAGCTTGTGAAGGAAACGAAAAAGCTTGGCAGGCTGCCCGTCGTGAATTTTGCGGCCGGCGGCATTGCAACGCCGGCTGACGCGAGCCTCATGATGCAGTTGAAGGCTGACGGCATTTTTGTCGGCAGCGGAATCTTCAAGTCCTCGGACCCGGAAAAATTTGCCAAGGCGATTGTCGCGGCAACCCTCAACTTTTCTGACGCAAAAAAGGTTGCCGACGCGTCCCGCGGATTGGGCGAGGCCATGAAAGGCGAGGAAATTTCGCGGCTTGGCCTGAGAATGCAGGACAGGAGCACCTGAACGTTTTTCCGGGCTTTTTTGGTTTTTTGCCCGCAGGAACCTATTGGCTTTTTGGAAAGTGATTTTGTGCCGGAACCTAAAATTGCCGTCATCGGCGTGCAGGGCGCGGTCGAAGAGCACATCGATTGCCTGAACGCCTGCAATTCAAACGCAATCTGGGCCAGAAACGTTTCGGATCTTGAAGGCATTTCCGGCGCAATCATTCCGGGCGGCGAGTCGACCACAATCAACAAGCTCATGCTCGCAGGCGGAATGCATGCCAGATTGAAGGAAATGGCTTTGAATGGAATGCCGTTGCTCGGCACGTGCGCCGGCGCAATCCTTTTGGCGAAAGAGGGGGATTCGCAAACGCAAAAGACCGGCCAGGCATTGCTTGGCCTGATGGATTTCAAGGTCAACAGGAACGCTTTCGGCAGGCAGGCCGACAGCTTTGAAGCGAAAGTTCGGGTTCCGGAAATAGGAAAGCCGGATTTTCCAGGCGTGTTCATCCGCGCGCCCGCGGTCGAAGGCATTTCCGGCAGGGCGGAGGCGTTTGCAACGCTTGAAGGAAAGCCTGCCGGCGTGAGGCAGGGCAAAATGATTGCATTGGCATTCCACCCGGAGCTTTCAGGCGACCTGCGCATCCACTCGTTTTTCTGCGGGCTCGCCAAAAAATTCGCACAGGCCGATGGCAATGCCCGTGAAGCCAAAAATTTATAATAGGGGTTAATCGTATTCTTTTAGGTTTGCGTGTTGTCCAAAGCCGTTTATTTCAGCCAGCTTGCCGGCAAGGCCGTCAGCGACTCCAAGGGAAGGGCCATTGGCACGCTTAAAGACCTGGTCATGGTTGACGGCGAGCTGACCGCGCCCATTGTAGCGCTGGTCGTGAAATCAAACGGTTCAAGGAAAAAGATTCCATGGAAATTCGTTGAAAGCGTTGAACGGCAGGTTTTCCTTGAGGCCGAAAAGGACGGCGTGGAATTCGGGGATGTCGCCGAAACCGACCTTCTTGTCAATGAGGTTGTGATGGACCGCCAGATAATCGACGTGAACGGCGTGAAAATCCTGAAGGTCAATGACGTTTTGCTGTCAAAGTCCGGCGACCGGCTCGAGATAATAAGCGTTGATGTGGGGGCGGCGGGTTTTCTTCGCAGGCTCGGCATAAAGGCTTTTCCGCGCATTTTCGGCGGAAAAATCATTGGCGATTTTTTGATTCCGTGGAAGCATGTCGCGCCGCTTGAATTGAGTTCGGTTTCAAACATAAAGGTGAATGTCGAGGGCACAAAGCTCAACGAAGTGCATCCCGCGGACCTTGCTGATCTGCTCGAAGAGATGTCGCACAGCGAGCGCGCAATCGTTTTCAAGGCCATAAAGGACGAGCAGGCCGCCGATACGCTTGCCGAAGCCGCGCCGGACGTTGCAAAGTCGCTGTTCAAGTCCCTGACCCAGGCGAGAATCGCGCAAATTCTCAAAAAAATGGAGCCGGATGAGGCTGTTGATGTGCTGAGCCTTTTTCCGCATGAAACAGTTCTGAAAATCCTCAAGTCAATGGCCCCGGAAGAAGCCGCAAAGCTTTTGGGCCTGCTCTCTTTTCCGGATGAGGCCGCGGGTTCGCTCATGAACCCGAATGTGCTGTCCCTTGACAAGGATTTGACTGCGAAAAAGGCCATTTCAGTGCTTAGAACGAAAATGAGGGGCCTTGACAGGGCATATTACATTTATGTTGTGGACAAGAACAACAGGCTTTGCGGGATAACCTCGCTGAGGCGCCTGATAATAGCCGACCCTGACAGGAAACTTGGCGATTTCATGGGAAAGCGCGCCTATCGCGTCAAAACTTCGACGCCGGTCGAGAACATAACAAAGATAATCAACAAGTACGACCTCTTGTCCCTGCCTGTAGTTGACGACCAGAACCGGCTTGTCGGCGCGATAGCGATTGACGATGTCTTCGAGGAAATCGTGCCCGCAAGCCTGAAAAAAAGGCGTTATACTCACGTCCACGTCGGATGATTTTTTTTGTCGGCTGAAGGCTTTTTTTGGTGGCATCATGCCCGGATTTGACTGGAAAAAGATTGCGTTGCTGTTGGCGATTGTCGGCCCCGGCATAATCACTGCCGCTGTCGACAACGACGCGCCCGGCATTGCAACCTATTCGGTTGCCGGCGCAAACTTCGGCTTTTCATTCATGTGGACGCTTATTCCGATTGCGGTTATACTGATTATAATCCAGGAAATGAGCGCCAGGCTTGCGATTGTCACGGGAAAGGGCCTCGGCGACCTTATACGGGAGCAGTTCGGCCTCAAGCTGACTTTTTTCCTTATGCTCGGCCTTGTGCTCACGAACATTGCTAATACCATTGCACAGTTTGCTGGCATCAGCGCGTCCGCGGAAATTTTCGGTGTGAGCAAGTATGTCGCCGTTCCGCTTGCCGCGATTTTCGTCTGGATTCTCATAACCAAAGGCACTTACAAGTCGGTTGAAAAGGCGTTCCTGCTTGCAACCGTTTTTTACCTGACATATGTCGTGGTCGGCCTGACTGCAAAGCCGGACTGGAATGCCATAGTGCCGACGCTTTTCCAGCCGCAAATGCGGTTTGACATGGATTTCCTGCTCATGCTTACCGCGCTCGTCGGCACAACGATTGCGCCGTGGATGCAGTTTTACATCATGGCTGCGATTGTCGAAAAGGGAATCAGGAAGGAGGACCTGAAGTACACGAAGATTGACGTCGTGGCGGGCAGCATTATCACGCTCATAATCGCATTTTTCATCATAATGGTTACTGCAGTCGTCCTGCACTCCAACGGCATGAGGGTTGAAACAGCGGAGGATGCGGCCATGGCCCTTGCGCCTGTTGCAGGGGAATACGCTTCAAGGCTTTTTGCTTTCGGACTGCTTTCCGCCTCGCTTTTTGCCGCTGCGATTCTGCCTCTCGCCACGGCATTCTACCTGTCGGAGGCTTTCGGCTGGGAGCACGGCGTCGACAAGAAGTTTTCCGAGGCACCGTATTTTTACACGGCTTTCACTGCGACCATCGCGGTTAGCGCGCTTGTCATTATGCTGCCGGGCATACCGTTGATACCGCTCATGGTGGCATCGCAGGCAATGAACGGGCTGCTTCTGCCGGCAGTCCTGATCCTGATGCTGTTGCTTGTCAATGACAGGAAACTCATGGGCCCGTATGCCAATTCATGGAAGTCAAACCTTGTTGCGGGCCTGTGTTCGGCAATGCTCGTGCTCATGTCATTGTTCCTTGCCGCAAGCGTTTTTTTCAGGTGACTCCAAAAGCCGGGGAAAGGTTTTTTACCGGTTGCACAGCAGATCATATCTATGGCATCCGACTACGCTTTTTATTTGCAGTTGTTCGCATTGGCAATAGCTTTCCTTGCGGGATTTTTTATCGGAAGGCTGTCTATGGCGGTGCAGGTCGCCTCATTGAGGTCGGCGGCAAAACCCGGCAAGTGACCTCAGTCTTTTTGAAGGGTTTTTGTCACTGCCCAGTCCACAAGGTCCTCGGCAACGCCGAGCAGATGGCTTTTTATCCTCGCCTTGCCGTGGCCCTTCATGCCGGTCGCGTGGATTTCCGGCAGGCCATCCACAAGGTCTATGAATTGTGCGGCGCGCTCGACGTTCAGGCCGGTTTTTTCGCTCCCGGTTTCCTCAAACATTCCTTTCAGGCAGTCTATGACCGGCAGCAGCTGCCCAAGGTATTTCCTGTCGGATTTTTCAAGCAGGATTATGTGGTCGGCGGCGCTTTCAAGATTTTTGGAAACGCGTGAAATATAATGCAGGTCAATGGCCCTTATTTTCTGCTGCTGGCTGTCGGAAAGCGAGGAAATTATCGCCTTTTCTATCAGCACCTTTTTCCTGTCGATTTCCTCCTCGTGCTTTTCGATTATGTTCCGGTCGAAGCCTCCGGTCATAACCAAAACCATCGTCCTTATGCGCTGCACCATTGTGCGGAGCGTTGCAAGCGGGCTTTCAATGGTTATTGTCGACTCGCATGAAACCGAATTTTTTCCGATTTCAATGAGCTCTATGCCGAAAAGCCCTTTTTTTGAAAGCAGGCCTTCAAGCTTCGGCGGATTCCTGATTCGTATCCTGAAAGATTTCGCGGGGTTGACATAGCAGGCCATGACGAGCTTTTCAAGCGCGCCGATGCTGCATTTTTCCAGGTTTATTGAGATGCTGCGTGAAGGCCGTTCCGCGGCGCCAGAACTGATGATCAGCGAGCCGTCGGCCGATTCCTCGGCGGCTATTTTGGATGAAGCCCCCACGCCATGCTTCCTGCACCACGCCGTGGGCAGGTAAACATAGAACATGTTGCCGCTTTTCTGGACATTCCGGACCGGCATGAAAACCTAAATAGTTGCTAAATGTTAGCATTTATAATATTAGTTCCGTCTGGTTTTTGGCCTTTTTCCCGGCCCGGCGGACCCGTTCGTGCCCCCGACCACCACTTTGTCCACGAGCTTTTCGCGTTTTTCCTCTTCCCTTGCCGCCTGTTCGGGCATGGACTGGTGCGAATAGAAAACGCCCGCGCTCGTCGTGATATTGGTGAAAATTATTATCAGGAAAACAAGCTGGCTTATTTCCTGTGCATGGCCGTTGACATCAACGCCGATTGAAAGCGGATATGTCGCCAGCACCGCGGCGGCGAGGCCGCGCGCCATCAGCGACACTATCACGGTTTTGTCGGCTTCCAGCTGCCTGTTCAAAAAGATCAGAACCTTCGCCGCAATGAGCCTTGCCGAGCCGATGAGCACGACAAGGAATGCCGCAGCCAGCAGGGAAAATACCGTGAATGAGTTCAGGTCGGTTATTATGCCGAGATAGATGAAAAAGAACGTTTTAACGAAAAACGCTATTTCGGACTGGAAAAGCTTTATGTTGGCGTCGATTTCGATTTCCCGCATTTTGAGGAAGCCCATTATTTCCTTTGAATTGCCGAGGACCATGCCGAAGACCAGCGCCGCGACCGCGCCGTTTCCCTTGGCGTATTCAACGACAACGTAAATGGCGAAAAGGGTTGCGATTGTCAGCAGGTACTGGTATTCCTTTATGCTGCCATTGAAATCGCGCAGTATTTTCAGCCATGCTATGCCGGATACGGCGCCGACAAAGCCGGCTATCGCGAACGCCCCGAGAATAGACTGCATGACCACCTGGAAATCAATGCTCTTTGACACAATTATCTGGATAATCGTTATCGCGGCAATCACGCACAGAGCATCCGTTATGGTTGATTCAAGAGCCAGCATTGTCTTTGTTTCGTCCCTTGCAGTGGTTTTTTTCACTATTGGCACGATTATCGTGGAGCATGTGCCGCCTATTATCGCGCCGACAAGCAGGCCCACAAGTATGGGCCAGCCAAGGACGAAAAAGAATGCCGCGACAAACAGGAGCGTGATGACAAACGTCATGATGGTGAAAAGGGTTGCCCGGCTTATTTCCCTGAGGACATTCTGGAAATTCAGGTGAAGGCCGCCCTCAAAAAGCATTATTATGAGCGCCAGGGATGCGAAAAACGGCGTGATGTCGCGAAGGAAGGATATTGTTGCCTGGTCAAAAATGTTCAGCACCGGGCCCGCAAGCAGCCCTATTGCCAAAAGCAGTATGAAATCCGATACCCTGGTCCGTTTGAAAATTATCTGCCCGAAAAAACCCGAAAGGATTATTATCGAAATGAAAAGGAACGAAGTTATGACATCAACCATGCGAATCTCTCCGGGCAATATCTAATAGTGGTTCCAGGATTAAAATTTTCTGGTTAAAGCGGCTCCAACTGCATTTCCTTTGCCGTCCGGCCAGGCCCTACAATCACTTCCGAAACAAGCCCGTTTTTGCTGTCTGCATTCACGGGAACCCCGGATTTCTGGCGCGAATTCAGGTAAAACACCCCGGCCATCGCGACGACATTTGTCAGGATTATTGCGATGAAAGTCAGGCGGATTATGGCAGGGCCGAATTCCCCCAAATCGACTCCGGCGGAAACTACGTATGTTGCCAGCACGGCAGTGGCGAGGCCGCGCGCCATCAGCGACACTATCGCAGTCTTGTCCGCCTGCAGTTCCCTGTTGAACCGGGCAACAACCTCTGTCGCGGCAACCCTCGCCAGCACCAGGAACACGACGATTGAAACGCCGAGGGCAATCAAAAGCGGCGTAAACTCGCCGGGGTCGATTATTATTCCAAGGTAGACGAAAAAAAACGTTTTGATGAAAAACGCTATTTCGGACTGGAAAAGCTTTATGTTGGCATCAATCACTGTTTCCTTCATGCCCAATGCGGCGGTTATTTCCCTGGAATTGCCGAGAATCAGGCCAAAAACCAAAACCGCTATCGGGCCGTTGCCCTTGGCGTATTCTGCAAAGAAATAGAGGACGAAAAGAACTGAAATTGTCAGCAGATACTGGTATGGTTTCACTGTTTCCCTGTGGTCGCGCAGTATTTTCAGCCAAAAAATGCCTGCATAGGCGCCGAGAAACGCGGCAACCGCGAAAGCCGCAAGTATTCCCTGGAATATGCCCTGCACGTCAAGGCTCCTTGAAACCATTATCTCCAGTATGGCTATCGCCGAAACAAGGCAGAATGCGTCGTTTATAGTGGACTCCAGAAAAATCATAGTCTTTGTTTCATTGGATGCGCGCAGGCCCTTCAGCATCGGAATTATTATTTCCGCGCTCGTTCCCCCGAGCACCGCGCCAACCAGAAGGCTCACAAGCAGAGGCCAGCCGAAAGCCGACAGTATGCCGGCGACCAAAAAAAGCGTGAAAACGAAAACAAGGAAAGTGAAAAGCGTCGCCCTGCCTATTTCGCGCAGAACCTGCCTGAAGTTGAGGCCCATGCCGCCTTCAAACAGCATGAAAATCAGCGCGAGAGAGGCGAAAAACGGCGCAATGCCCCTCAAAAAGATTACTGTCGCATTGTCAAAAAAATGGAGCACGGGGCCGAGCAGAAGGCCGATTGCCATGAGCAGGAGAAAGTCCGAAATGCCGGTCCGCCGGAAAAACGCCTGGGCAAAAAAACCCGAAAAAATCACCAATGCGAGGAAAAAGAACGCGGTTAAAACGTCGGTCATTCCATACCAGCCTCAAATCAGCGCTGTTTGCCCGTAAACGAACAGGGCGACAAACGCAATATACCCCAAAATCAGCAGGACGCCTTCCCTTTTTCCGAAGCTTCGCTTTACCTGCAGGAAATACAGCAGGCTGATGTTCGCTATCACCGAAAACACTATGAGACGCATGTAATTCGAGACCGCGTAAACCGGCGCTATCAGCAGGGATATTCCCAAAACAAGCGAGAGATTGACTATGCAGCTTCCTATGACATTGCCCACCGCCAGAGAATAATGTTTTTCCCTGACCGAGAGTATGCTGATGGAAAGTTCCGGCAGGGTTGTGCCGACTGCAATCAGCGTTGCGCCGATGAGCGTCTGGGAAAGGCCGGCAATTTTTGAAATTTCAATCGTGGAATTCACCGCAATCTGGGCGCCCAGTATGACCGCCGCTGTCGAGACCGTGAACAGCAAAAGCTCCTTCGGAAGGCCGCGGCCATGGAATTTTTTGGGTTCCTCGACCTCGATTTTGTGCTTTTTCGTAAGCGTGGTGAAAACGTAAAACAGGAAAATTATTATGAAAAAAATGCCCGTCCACCTTCCCGGATTATACAGCAGAAGAAGCAGGGACATAAGCGACGTTCCCAGCAGGATGAGCGTGAGATTGCGCAGGGTTTCGGGGTTTATCACAATCGTGGCAAAAATCGCGGTTGCGCCCAGGACAAGGGCAACGTCTGCAATGTTGGCGCCGAAAACTGTTCCGAATGCGAGGTCGGAACCGTGATTGACCGACGCAATCACGGAAACGACAAGTTCCGGAAGCGATGTTGAAAGCGAAACCAGCAGGAAGCCAATCGTAAGCTCGCTCACGTGTATCCGCGCGGCTAGCTGTACGGCATACTTTATGACAAACTGCGATGCCTTGTAGATTACCGCAAGCGAGCCGGCGAGCAGCAGCAGGTTCAAAATCAGTGGGCTTAAGGGCATTTTAACCGCCATGCGTTCTGGTCTTTTATTTTAAGTGTTTTGTGATTAATAATGTTTCTTGCAATGCAGCCCGAAAAGCCACATGGAAGCATGCGCGCAGCCCCTGCCATGCAGGTGCCGCGGCGTTTTCTTTCCGCAAACATGGAATTCGCTCTCGTTCTGGCGTTCTTCGCGGTTTTCGCCCTGCTGTTCTTCAAGCCGACAATTTCATCGGGCGACCCGTACGGCTACTTTGCCGTTCTGCAGGGCATTGCAAGGGATGGAACGCTTGATTTTCAAAAACAGCACGATTTTGCGCAATCCATGGGCCAGACTACCTTGCAATTCAACGAAACCACGAAAAAATTCGTTTCAAAGTTTGCCTTCGGCTGGCCGCTCATTGCCCTGCCAGCCTACCTTGTCGCATTGTTCCTTTCAAACTTCTGGATTTTCCATGTCAAGGATGCGTTTTTCATGCAAACCGCTGGCGCCCTGCTAGTGGAACAGCTTGCAGTGACGCTCACAACGCTTGCATTGTTTTTCTCGACCCTGCTGCTGGTTTATCTTTCGCTCAAAAAACTGGGCTTCGGAAAAAGGCTGTCCGCATTCTCGGTTTTTGCCGCGGGCATTTCAACGCCGATCCTGCTGTATTACTCTTTCCTCGCAAGCTCGCCGCACGTTGCAGAGGCGTTCCTGTTTTCGCTCGTGATTTTCATTTCGGTTTCAGGAAAACTCGAAGCCAAGAAGCCGGCAATGCTGTCGGGATTTTTTCTTGGCCTGCTCGCCGCAGTAAGGTATCCGGGCATTCTTTGCGCGGCATTCTTTTTAGGTGAAAAACCCAAAACCCTTGCAAGAATTTTTTTGGGCGCAGTGCCCATGCTCCTGCTCCTTGCATTGTACCAGCAGGCGCAGTTCGGAAGCATTTTTTCCACGGGCTACACTTCGGACCCGGCAGGCTTTTCCGCATTTCCCGCCTTCGCCATTCCGATGATTTTTGACAGGGATTTCGGAATACTGTTCTGGTCGCCCATGCTCCTGTTCGGGTTTGCGGGCCTGTTCTTGCTTGAAGACAAGAACATTGCAAAAAAACTGCTCGCGTCATTTCTGGCAGTCTTCCTGTTTTACGCCTTTTGGCCGAGCTGGAACGCTGGCTGGAGCTACGGCAACAGGTTCCTGGTCGTGCTGTTTCCCGCCATCGCAATAGGCATTGCCGCCCTGCTGAAAAAATATTCAAAAATGCGTTCCGTTGTCTGCCTGCTGTGCATTTATTCCCTGCTTGTTGCACTGCTTTTCATCGCCTCAAGCGGGCACATCGAGCCGAACTTCTTTTCACGCCAGGCGGATTTCTGGTTTGCGCAGGGAAAAATCTTGAGCCTGCCGCAGATGCTGTTCGAAAAGCTCAGCGTTGTGCGGTTCTTTCTGGAAAAATAGCGTTGCCTTGAAAAATTACTTGCTTATGGCATTCTGCCTCAGCAGATGGTCTGCCAGAACAATTGCAACCATTGCCTCTGCAATAGGCCCGGCGCGCGGCGCAACGCACGGGTCGTGCCTGCCGAGAACTGAGATTTTTGCGTTCCTTCCCATGTCGTCGACTGTCGACTGCGCTTTTGCAATCGAGGACGGCGGCTTTACCACAAACCTCAAAACAATGTCCTGCCCGGTTGAAATGCCGCCGAGAATGCCGCCGGCATTGTTGGACTTGAATGAAACCTTTCCGCCTTTCATTTCAATCGCGTCGTTGCATTCGCTGCCCTTAAGCCTTGCGGCCCCGAAGCCCACGCCAATTTCCACGCCTTTCACGGCAGGCAAGGACATTATGGCTTTTGCCAGTTCCGCTTCAAGCTTGTCGAAGACCGGCTCGCCCAGCCCTGCGGGCGGCTTTTTCACCACGACTTCGATTATTCCGCCGACGCTGTCGCCCTCAGCCTTTGCCTTCACAATCGCGCGTTCCATGGCCTTTGCGGCTTTCCTGTCAGCACAACGCACAATGTTTTTTTCAATTTCTTTTTCCGAAAAAGATTTTGCGCGGACGCCCGCAATTTCCATTGTGTGCGAAATTATCCTTGTGCCGCGGGATGCGAGGATTTTTTTCGCTATCGCGCCGGCTGCGACCCTTGCAACGGTTTCGCGCGCGGAAGCCCTTCCCCCGCCCCTGTAATCCCGTATCCCGAATTTCTGCGAGTAAGTCAGGTCGGCATGGCCCGGCCTGAACAGGTTTTTCGTTTCCTCGTATTTTGAGGAATCAACATCAAGGTTTTCGATTACCAGCGCTATGGGCGTGCCAATGGTTTTGCCCCGGAAAACCCCTGAAAGGATTTTCATCCGGTCCGGCTCTTTTCTGGGCGTCGTTACTCTGCTCTGGCCGGGCCTGCGCCGGTCGAGTTCCTTCTGAATGTCCGCTTCGCTTACGCTTATCTTCGGCGGGCAGCCGTCGACTATGACGCCCAAAGCAGTGCCATGGCTCTCCCCAAAAGTCGTTATCCTGAAAAGTTGTCCGAAAGAATTTCCCGCCATAAAAACCACTTTTTCAATGCCCCAATGCGGACAAAAGCGCCTTTTCCATTTCGCCTGCAGGCGCCTTTTTCTCCGTGAACAGTTCGAATGCCGCGATCGCCTGGCCCAAAAGCATTTCGGTCCCGCCAATCGTTTCAATGCCTTTAATTTTAGCCATTTTCAACAGCCTCGTTTCCACGGGATTGTAAACTATGTCGAATACAATTAGCTTCTTGTTGTTTAATAATTTTTCCAACACGCCTTCCGGCAGCGGAAGCTCTTTTTCATTCGGATGCATGCCTGCCGGGCTTGCATTCACAAGAATGTCAAACATGTCGAGCTGCAGCCCGCCGATTGTTTCAGGGGAAACGCTTTTCGCGCCGGCTTTTTTTGCAAGCGCCTCGGCCTTTTTCGCGTCGCGGTCGACAACAAAAACGCCTGCCTTCTTTTCCGAAAGGCCGGCGGCAATCGCGCTTCCCGCCCCGCCGCAGCCGACAAGCAAAACCTTTTTTCCCGACAGGGCGGTTCTTTTTTCAAGGCAGCCGATTGCACCGAGCACGTCGGTATTGTAGCCTTTCAGCTTTCCGTCCGCGTTTACGATCGTGTTGATTGCGCCGCATTTTCCTGCCAGCGGGTCGAGTTCGTCAACAAGGCCGAACGCCAGCTGTTTCAAGGGCATTGTCACGTTGTAGCCGCGAACCCCCAAAGCCCTCATCGCATCGATTGCCGCCTTTGCTTCGGTTGTTTCGAATGACAAATAAACAAAATTCAGGTTCTCCGCCCTGAAGCCTGCATTGTGCATTGCAGGGCTGAGGGAATGCCCTATCGGCGAACCTATAAGAGCGCAGATTTGTGTCCTGGAATCCATCTTGAACCCGCCTTCAAAGTGTCTTTTCAAGTATCCCGCGCAGGTCCTGCCTTGAAATGGGCCGCACATTCCTGCGTTTCAGCATTCCCTTCATCGCATCATCCAGAATTATGTCGAAGTTGCGTTCGCTTATGCCTGAGGCCGAGAGCCTTGCATCCGTTCCGACATTGCGGGAAATTTTGGCTATTCTTGAAACGCCTTCCTCCGCCGACTTTTTTCCAAGGGCACCGGCGAGCATTGCAAACTTTTCTTTTTGCGCGGGAAGATTGAGCGCCATGACGTGCGGAAGCATGACCGCATTTATGAGGCCGTGCGTCATACTGAACTTTCCCCCGATGGAATGTGCGAAGGCATGGCAGGCGCCGGTGCCGGCATTGCTTATGGCCATTCCCGCAAGCACGCTTGCCAAAGCCATCCTTTCACGCGCTTCGAGGTTTTTGCCGTCGGAAAAAGCGGTTTCCAGGGAAACGTTCGCAAGCCTTACCGATTCCAGGGCAAACAGGTCCGTCACCGGCGAAGCACCGCCGGAAACAAACGCCTCGATTGCATGCGTGAGCACATCCATTCCCGATTCGGCTGTAACCGACGGGGGGCATGAAACAGTCAGCAGTGGGTCGACTACGGCGACTGCGGGAAACATCCGGTTGCTGCGCAATGCAAGCTTCTCATGGCTTGTGGGATCCTTGAATACGGCGGCCCGCGTGACTTCGCTTCCGCTTCCGGCTGTCGTGGGAACGGCCATGAACGGCAGGCCCTTCTTTGCGAAATCCTTTTCCACGTGGTCGATGGCGCTGCCTTTGTTTGTGGCAAGAATTGCCGCGGTTTTCGCCGTGTCAAGCACGCTGCCGCCGCCCAAACCGACAACCAAATCCGCTTTTTCCTTCCTTGCGAATGCAGCGGCCGCATCGCATGTTTCGAGCGACGGCTCGCCGGAAACGCCGTCGAATACCACAACCCCTGTTTTGCCGTTAACGGCGCGAATGCTTTCAAGCAGCGCGTCAACGTAACCCAGCCTTTTCATCGAACTTCCGCTTGTCACGAGCAGGATTTTTTCCGGCCCGAACGCCGAAGCAATCCTTCCGGTTTCGGAAATCGCATTGTTTCCGAAAACTATCCTGACGGGAAACCCGAACTCGAATTTTTGCAGCAGTTCTTTTGCCATAATAATCCCGACAATCAATTCCATTCAACTATCCTCAAATGCCCTCATTTCGTCGACCGACAGCTGGCCGGGCGCGGATTCCTTTCCAGTGCGCAGGCTCGCAAACGAGAATTCCGCGCCGAGCTGCGGCGAGGAAACCCTGCTGATTGTTCCAAGCGGGCCCATGCAGAATGCCACGATTTTCACGCCCTTCGACTTTGCGGCCTGCACCAATGCAAGAATGGTTTTGTTGTCTTCCTCGGACTTTGCCGCAGTAACAATCTTCACAACGGCCGGCCTGAGTGCGGACATCCGGTCAAGCAGCCTTTCAAGCTCTTCAAGCGCAGGCGTTCCGGAAAAGGAATGGTAAGACAAAATGACTTTCGCTTTTCCCTTTGCCTTCAAAATCTTTTCGAGGAGTTTTTTTTCAGAATGGAATTCGATGTCGACAAAATCCGCGCCAAGCCTGGCCGCATTCTCCAGCACGCCAACTCTTTTCGTTTCGTCGCCTTCGAATTTTCCTCCTTCGGCTCTTTTCCTGTTCGTCGCAATCACCGGCTTTTTGCACGCTTTCAAGAGCCTCTTCAAATCCGCCTCCGAAAGCCGTTCCATGAAATCCAGCCTCAGCTCAA
The sequence above is drawn from the Candidatus Diapherotrites archaeon genome and encodes:
- a CDS encoding cation:proton antiporter — encoded protein: MTDVLTAFFFLALVIFSGFFAQAFFRRTGISDFLLLMAIGLLLGPVLHFFDNATVIFLRGIAPFFASLALIFMLFEGGMGLNFRQVLREIGRATLFTFLVFVFTLFLVAGILSAFGWPLLVSLLVGAVLGGTSAEIIIPMLKGLRASNETKTMIFLESTINDAFCLVSAIAILEIMVSRSLDVQGIFQGILAAFAVAAFLGAYAGIFWLKILRDHRETVKPYQYLLTISVLFVLYFFAEYAKGNGPIAVLVFGLILGNSREITAALGMKETVIDANIKLFQSEIAFFIKTFFFVYLGIIIDPGEFTPLLIALGVSIVVFLVLARVAATEVVARFNRELQADKTAIVSLMARGLATAVLATYVVSAGVDLGEFGPAIIRLTFIAIILTNVVAMAGVFYLNSRQKSGVPVNADSKNGLVSEVIVGPGRTAKEMQLEPL
- a CDS encoding sodium:calcium antiporter gives rise to the protein MPLSPLILNLLLLAGSLAVIYKASQFVIKYAVQLAARIHVSELTIGFLLVSLSTSLPELVVSVIASVNHGSDLAFGTVFGANIADVALVLGATAIFATIVINPETLRNLTLILLGTSLMSLLLLLYNPGRWTGIFFIIIFLFYVFTTLTKKHKIEVEEPKKFHGRGLPKELLLFTVSTAAVILGAQIAVNSTIEISKIAGLSQTLIGATLIAVGTTLPELSISILSVREKHYSLAVGNVIGSCIVNLSLVLGISLLIAPVYAVSNYMRLIVFSVIANISLLYFLQVKRSFGKREGVLLILGYIAFVALFVYGQTALI
- the aroC gene encoding chorismate synthase, whose amino-acid sequence is MAGNSFGQLFRITTFGESHGTALGVIVDGCPPKISVSEADIQKELDRRRPGQSRVTTPRKEPDRMKILSGVFRGKTIGTPIALVIENLDVDSSKYEETKNLFRPGHADLTYSQKFGIRDYRGGGRASARETVARVAAGAIAKKILASRGTRIISHTMEIAGVRAKSFSEKEIEKNIVRCADRKAAKAMERAIVKAKAEGDSVGGIIEVVVKKPPAGLGEPVFDKLEAELAKAIMSLPAVKGVEIGVGFGAARLKGSECNDAIEMKGGKVSFKSNNAGGILGGISTGQDIVLRFVVKPPSSIAKAQSTVDDMGRNAKISVLGRHDPCVAPRAGPIAEAMVAIVLADHLLRQNAISK
- a CDS encoding shikimate dehydrogenase — translated: MDSRTQICALIGSPIGHSLSPAMHNAGFRAENLNFVYLSFETTEAKAAIDAMRALGVRGYNVTMPLKQLAFGLVDELDPLAGKCGAINTIVNADGKLKGYNTDVLGAIGCLEKRTALSGKKVLLVGCGGAGSAIAAGLSEKKAGVFVVDRDAKKAEALAKKAGAKSVSPETIGGLQLDMFDILVNASPAGMHPNEKELPLPEGVLEKLLNNKKLIVFDIVYNPVETRLLKMAKIKGIETIGGTEMLLGQAIAAFELFTEKKAPAGEMEKALLSALGH
- a CDS encoding iron-containing alcohol dehydrogenase, which gives rise to MELIVGIIMAKELLQKFEFGFPVRIVFGNNAISETGRIASAFGPEKILLVTSGSSMKRLGYVDALLESIRAVNGKTGVVVFDGVSGEPSLETCDAAAAFARKEKADLVVGLGGGSVLDTAKTAAILATNKGSAIDHVEKDFAKKGLPFMAVPTTAGSGSEVTRAAVFKDPTSHEKLALRSNRMFPAVAVVDPLLTVSCPPSVTAESGMDVLTHAIEAFVSGGASPVTDLFALESVRLANVSLETAFSDGKNLEARERMALASVLAGMAISNAGTGACHAFAHSIGGKFSMTHGLINAVMLPHVMALNLPAQKEKFAMLAGALGKKSAEEGVSRIAKISRNVGTDARLSASGISERNFDIILDDAMKGMLKRRNVRPISRQDLRGILEKTL